AATAATAGCTTGGGTTGATGCTCCATTTTCTTGAACACTCATTTGCATAGGTGTTAAACCACGTTGGGTAAGTTGTTCTATGATAATATCACGATTAGCTTCATCTTCTAAAGGATTGAAAAAGTTGAAAATGATATTTGGGTTTTCAGCTTCAAACTCCTCAAGTAATTGTTTTGTTTCTGCTTGTAAACGTCTGAATTCCGAAGGAAAATTTTCACTATCCAGAAATACATCAATAATTATTGGAGTATCTACGTCTTTTATAATTTCTAAACTGGCTTTGCTTAATGTATATCGTGAATCTTCGGTTAAATCAAAACGTTTATGTATTCCGTTAACGGCACTATTCAGAATTAATAAACCAATAAAAAGGCTAGCAATTTGTATCCATGATTTTTTCTTCAACTTTTCATTTTTAATACCTTTAATAGTTATAAAAATGAAAAAGATGGTAAGGCTTAAAAAGTATAAAACATCGGTTGTATCTAGAACACCACGGCTCATGCTTTTATAATGCGAGCTCATACCTAATTGATCAATAAAATGGCTAGAAGCATAATCGGCTATACCTTCAAAACCAATATAAAATAAGAAACATAAAAATACTGAGCTTATAAAAGCTACAATTTGATTATCGGTAATTGTGGAGGAGAAAACGCCAATAGCTGTATATGCGGCAGATAAAAATAGTAAACCAAAATAGGAACCCATCGTGCTACCAATATCTAAATTTCCGACAGGATTCCCTAACTGGGTTATAGTATAAACGTATAGTAGTGTTGGTGCAAGAGCTATTACAATTAAAATAAAAGCTCCAAAATATTTACCTAATACAATACTAGTAAGTGATGTCGGTTTTGTTAATAGAAGTTCTAAGGTGCCTTGCTTTTTTTCATCGGAAAAGCTACGCATGGTTACCGCTGGAATTAGGAACATTAAAATCCAAGGCGCAAGTAGAAAGAAAGGTGATAGATCGGAAAATCCGTAATCTAGAATATTGAAGTCACCTTTAAATACCCATAAAAAAAGTCCGTTTAGTAATAAAAAAATGGCAATTACTAAATAACCAATAGGCGATGCGAAAAATGCGTTTATTTCTTTTTTAAGTATGGCGAGCATATGTTTTACAAATGTAGTCGCAATTATAAATTATTGCTTTTATTATTGCTTTTATTATTAATTTAGTATTAATCTAAAGTCTCTAACCTATCCAAACTCCAAGCCTCTGGTCTAGAACTAAAAAGTGGCTTTAATGTTTTCCAAAGTGCTTTAAACTCTTTAGATTGTCTGTATTCTTGCAATTGGGCGTCACTATCCCAGTAACTGTAGGTGAAAAGTATATTCGGGTCGTTTTTATCGCGATACAATTCTAAAAAAGTACAACCGTTAGAAGCTCTGATTCTAGTTTTATTATTTTCAAAACTTTCTAAAAAAACGTCGACATTCTGTCTGTAAAAAACCATTTTAACAATTCTAACTAACATATTTTACTGTTTTGGTTATTCCTCGAAAGGGATTGTATTGAGATGGTTTGTTATTTAAATACGACCATCTAGCGCAATTTGACTTTTTGCAATAATGGAAGAAGCACTAAAATTAACACTTACAGCATCCATAATGCCTAAACCTAATAAAGTAGATGCACTACCAACGGTAGATGGGTTACTTTTAAACACCGAAATTTCTAAAAAACCACCAGAATTAAACACTACTAATTTGCGTCCTTCATCTTGACGTTTTTCAGCAGGAATATCGAAGTTTACAATATCGCTATATTTAAGATGAATTTTTTTAAATTTATAATTTCTTGCCGAAATTTCAAAATCGCGACCTTTTTGTACACTTTCAAAAAAGCTGCGTTTAATATTGGTAACCACGTTTCCATAATTATCAATATAAATTACACTACCAATAATTTGAGTTTTATCATCATTAACAAAAGGCTCAATGTTTTTAATAGGTTTAATACTACTTA
The window above is part of the Algibacter sp. L3A6 genome. Proteins encoded here:
- a CDS encoding putative quinol monooxygenase, whose product is MLVRIVKMVFYRQNVDVFLESFENNKTRIRASNGCTFLELYRDKNDPNILFTYSYWDSDAQLQEYRQSKEFKALWKTLKPLFSSRPEAWSLDRLETLD